A window of [Limnothrix rosea] IAM M-220 genomic DNA:
CCTATTCCCGGTGAGTTTTCTCGACATCATGCATAGCGATTAAATTCTTTTGCCGACACATTATTGAAATCTACCCTGAGACAACCGCCCCCCAAGAAGAAGACTACTGTTTCTGCGCCTAATCAATTTTTATGGGCGTTAATCGGTGTTTTGCTCACTATTGGGGGGACTTTTATTGAGGCTCATGTCACCACGAGTCCACCATGGACTTGGACAGAGAAGGGCATTGCGGTCGGCTCCCTTGGGATCTATTGCCAAGTGGGTGCGGTATTACTCACGGGTTGTCTTGGTGGCAAAAATGCTGGTGTGCTGTCGCAAATTGCTTATATTTTCATTGGCTTATTTTGGTTGCCTGTCTTTACCCAAGGGGGAAAGTTAGCTTATGTCATGGAACCAACCTTTGGCTATATTTTGGGGTTTATCCCTGGGGCGTGGGTTTGTGGCTGGCTCGCTTTTCGCTATGTACTGACCCTCGAATCTCTTGCTCTCAGCGCATTTTGTGGATTGTTAGTTGTCCATTTGTCTGGGGTGCTCTATCTCACGGGGATGGCATGGCTAGAAAGATTGGCACCGGAAAATATCACCCTCGGTGGGGCGATCGCCCTGTATACATTGCAGCCTTTTGCGGGTCAACTTGTCTTAGTTTGTGGTGTGGCGTTCATGGCATACTGTATCA
This region includes:
- a CDS encoding biotin transporter BioY; the protein is MKSTLRQPPPKKKTTVSAPNQFLWALIGVLLTIGGTFIEAHVTTSPPWTWTEKGIAVGSLGIYCQVGAVLLTGCLGGKNAGVLSQIAYIFIGLFWLPVFTQGGKLAYVMEPTFGYILGFIPGAWVCGWLAFRYVLTLESLALSAFCGLLVVHLSGVLYLTGMAWLERLAPENITLGGAIALYTLQPFAGQLVLVCGVAFMAYCIRRILFY